The genomic region CCACAAATGGGGTCTGGGGAAGGTAggatgtacgcagaccttacccccccccccccccccccccctttattGGATAGAGAAGCTGTTTCCGATAACCTTTTTATTATAGAAGAATGGTCCTTTTTTCTTCTGATCGGTAGTTCTGCAATAGTGAAACATATCTAAGGTTACACAACCAACAATTACTTGAATGGATGAAAATTACTATTCATTTTGCTTCATTTGAACTCATCTTAttccaaatccattttttttattttcacaatGTAGTTATATGGGCAATTTGAACTCCcctattttttttgagaagctGCTTCTTTAGATCTTGCACTTTCTGATACTACTACTCTCTTGTTTGTCTTTCCattgttttccttatttttttgaGAGATGTTGATGAATACACTATTTAAATGAGCCTTTGTAAGTGAACTTGTTGAAAGTGCCCAACCTAAATAGAGAGGAGTATAAATAAATGTTTCATGGGACTGACACCAACTAGTATGAGTTTGAGCTGTAattgatatgtatatatctcTTTCATCTGATTACAATACCTCTTTTGTCTTGGATTGCAGGTTCCAGAGGACGACTTCAAGGCTGTTGCTTATAAGCAGGAATGGAATGAAGTATCAAAATTACCTGCAGACTACATTAGGAGAGAAGACATGGAGATCAAAGATGTAGCTATGAAACATGTGTTGCCTTTCCTTCCTGGTAAATCATTGATGAAGTTTCGGGCAGTGTCCAATGAATGGAATCATTGGATAGTTTGTCCGTTATTAGCATACCAGCAAAGCACTTCATTCCAGAAACTTTCAGGCTACTTTTATCAAGTTGTGGATGTGGATTTCCAATCTGATCCTAATTTCTCGTCTCTGGACCATTCTGCGAATGGTATCCCCAATCCTTCCCTGGGTTTCTTGCCTGAAAGGATTAAAGTTCTCAGTTCTAGCAGCGGGTTGCTCCTTTGCCAGGGGTTGGAGAGTTATTACGTTTGCAATCCTCTGACCGAAGATTGGAAGCGTATCCCTCCTCATCAATATTATCACGGATCTGATCCAGCTGTCATTCTTGCGTTTGATCCTCAGGGTAATATTGAATCGTATTTTCACCTTGTTGCTGCTGTCCCTCTTCTTGATCAACCAGTTGTGTTCTTTGAGATTTACTCGTCTCAATCAAATTCCTGGAGTCGCTCTTCTTCAGAGTGTCTTGAGTTGGAAGATACAACTCTTGTTGGTGGGGGATTATATATGAAGGGGATGGCGTACTGGAGTACAACATCAAATGGTGTGCTAGCATTTGATGTGAAAAATGAGGTCGCTGCAGTTCTACGTGTGCCTATTCCACCTGGGAGATATGGTGCCTTGACTCAGGTAAAGGATGAGCTATCTTACGTAACTGTTTACAACGATTGTGGGGATGTTTTTATGTTAGATATATACGGAGGAATGGACATGAGTCTGAATCACAGTGTCTGCATAAATCTTGGACACAAGAAGTCTCGCCAAACACTGGAGAAAGATCCCTTTATTGACAATGGTACTGTGTTGTGCAGCGTATTACCCTGCATAAACTGTGGTGATGACATTGTGGTGATCTGCACAACTGAAAGGATATATCTTTATTACCTGAGTGGGCAGAAGGTTGAGACTTTTATGACTCCAGGACAACTAAATCCGAAGAGAAGATTCATACCTTACACAAACAGCCTCGCTGCGATACATGAGCTGAAGAACTAGCTGTTGCTGTCAAGTAGAATTCTCATGTCCTTCCGTCAGAACTCCTTCAACATTttgcattttcttttgtttttatttgacTTGGATTGCAGATTAAGTTGTTTGAATAGCTTTGTGTTTTTGTTATAAATATGTTTTGGATTGCCAATAGTTATTGTGAGTTTTTAGTTGTCAGTTCCTTTCTACTGCTactgtttatattttatgatGGAATGTGAGGTATGATTAGCTTTACGTCGGAGGTGGAGGGTATTTACTACTTGAACCGATCTCTCTTGTTTTTCTCATAATGAAGAATTAAAGCTTATATTATTCACGTTTActagtatataaatataaagatataaaactaaaatttattatatatgtgtTTTAATGAAATTGGGAATCGGgaaaaattcaatttaattcGGCATCAATGAAGGTAGTAGACATCAGatgaaaacatataatttattttaatcgaACACAAAATGCTACTcttcaaattatttctaataattattttgaggaaaatactaaaggaaaaagaagataCTTTAGAAGATTAactatgataatattcttaTAAATTGGGTTATTCTCTACTTATATACTagtaaaaacattaaaattatcTAATGTAATAATTAAGATGGACACAAACTAGGAGATACACGCTAAGTAAAAGTGTATCTATCACTAATAAAATTTGATGCAAATTACACAATTTTTACTACTTTAAGGTCTAATTACATAATTCTcgtaaaattttcaaaattactaTTTGTGTCAGATTTCGATCTTCAGATACATGTATAATCTACTTGG from Solanum stenotomum isolate F172 unplaced genomic scaffold, ASM1918654v1 scaffold14636, whole genome shotgun sequence harbors:
- the LOC125850171 gene encoding uncharacterized protein LOC125850171 isoform X1, with product MELLKDNMMTISSDEFENNIMADAEEFSPAIQQQDSGTHKVPEDDFKAVAYKQEWNEVSKLPADYIRREDMEIKDVAMKHVLPFLPGKSLMKFRAVSNEWNHWIVCPLLAYQQSTSFQKLSGYFYQVVDVDFQSDPNFSSLDHSANGIPNPSLGFLPERIKVLSSSSGLLLCQGLESYYVCNPLTEDWKRIPPHQYYHGSDPAVILAFDPQGNIESYFHLVAAVPLLDQPVVFFEIYSSQSNSWSRSSSECLELEDTTLVGGGLYMKGMAYWSTTSNGVLAFDVKNEVAAVLRVPIPPGRYGALTQVKDELSYVTVYNDCGDVFMLDIYGGMDMSLNHSVCINLGHKKSRQTLEKDPFIDNGTVLCSVLPCINCGDDIVVICTTERIYLYYLSGQKVETFMTPGQLNPKRRFIPYTNSLAAIHELKN
- the LOC125850171 gene encoding F-box protein At5g49610-like isoform X2; translation: MELLKDNMMTISSDEFENNIMADAEEFSPAIQQQDSGTHKEWNEVSKLPADYIRREDMEIKDVAMKHVLPFLPGKSLMKFRAVSNEWNHWIVCPLLAYQQSTSFQKLSGYFYQVVDVDFQSDPNFSSLDHSANGIPNPSLGFLPERIKVLSSSSGLLLCQGLESYYVCNPLTEDWKRIPPHQYYHGSDPAVILAFDPQGNIESYFHLVAAVPLLDQPVVFFEIYSSQSNSWSRSSSECLELEDTTLVGGGLYMKGMAYWSTTSNGVLAFDVKNEVAAVLRVPIPPGRYGALTQVKDELSYVTVYNDCGDVFMLDIYGGMDMSLNHSVCINLGHKKSRQTLEKDPFIDNGTVLCSVLPCINCGDDIVVICTTERIYLYYLSGQKVETFMTPGQLNPKRRFIPYTNSLAAIHELKN